The following proteins come from a genomic window of Paenibacillus sp. CAA11:
- a CDS encoding RNA 2'-phosphotransferase: protein MLAPNTEKSLSKLMTKLLRHTPEEFGIVLDPEDGSCRMEELLEALQKERKWAWLQREDVEEVVRNSDKQRFEIRGDRIRARYGHSHG from the coding sequence GTGTTAGCTCCGAATACAGAGAAAAGCTTGAGCAAGCTGATGACCAAGCTGCTTAGGCATACGCCGGAGGAGTTTGGTATTGTCCTAGACCCTGAGGACGGGTCATGCCGGATGGAGGAGCTGTTAGAGGCTCTTCAGAAGGAGCGGAAGTGGGCATGGCTTCAGCGGGAGGATGTGGAAGAGGTGGTCCGGAACTCCGACAAGCAGCGCTTCGAGATTAGGGGCGACCGCATCAGAGCCAGATATGGCCACAGTCACGGGTAA
- a CDS encoding putative RNA methyltransferase — MTNIDKMCLISEYAHMFVCPICRTPMKADEDNSLVCSERHCFDIAKRGYVNLLPHAAKTKYDKALFKSRRRLSEAGCFDILTAEIAEMVMEHGLAEAEEGPAVVMDAGCGEGALLRNIQQRLLAQGQYGSMLGIGVDISKEGITMAAGGNPQMLWCVADLAKCPIADKRIHLLLNILSPSNYAEFHRMLADRGMILKVIPGSKYLQELRDIFYKQTDRAVYSNQRTLDLFQRSFELEEIRPVRYTLVLENQHLEALIHMTPLSWGVSPELVQQVVMRRQFEVTFDYLILLGRKKKN, encoded by the coding sequence ATGACTAATATAGATAAGATGTGCCTGATCTCGGAGTATGCGCACATGTTTGTATGCCCTATATGCAGAACTCCGATGAAGGCTGATGAAGACAACAGCTTGGTCTGCAGCGAGCGCCACTGCTTTGATATCGCCAAGCGGGGATATGTGAACCTGCTGCCCCATGCGGCGAAGACGAAATATGACAAGGCATTGTTCAAATCACGCAGAAGGCTGAGTGAAGCGGGCTGCTTTGATATTTTAACGGCGGAAATCGCTGAGATGGTCATGGAGCATGGCCTTGCTGAAGCTGAAGAAGGACCGGCAGTCGTCATGGACGCCGGGTGCGGAGAAGGCGCGCTGTTACGAAATATCCAGCAAAGACTCTTAGCACAAGGGCAATACGGCAGTATGCTGGGGATTGGCGTGGATATATCTAAGGAAGGCATAACTATGGCTGCTGGGGGTAATCCCCAGATGCTGTGGTGCGTTGCTGATCTCGCCAAGTGTCCCATAGCGGACAAGCGGATTCATCTTTTGCTGAATATTCTATCGCCGTCCAACTATGCAGAATTTCATAGAATGCTTGCAGATCGTGGCATGATTCTTAAAGTGATTCCCGGCAGCAAGTATCTGCAAGAGCTTAGAGATATATTTTATAAACAGACAGACAGGGCGGTATATTCTAATCAGAGAACGCTGGATCTGTTTCAGCGCAGCTTTGAGCTGGAGGAGATTCGTCCAGTCAGGTACACTCTTGTTTTAGAGAATCAGCATTTGGAAGCGCTGATCCATATGACTCCGCTATCCTGGGGCGTGTCGCCTGAGCTTGTGCAGCAGGTGGTGATGCGGCGCCAATTTGAGGTGACTTTCGATTACCTGATCCTGCTCGGGAGAAAGAAGAAGAATTAA